A genomic segment from Hoeflea prorocentri encodes:
- a CDS encoding MFS transporter, translating into MSAEKQAGPVGGHTVLGIATLMITAFTIGTDFTGALLLVPSIESELAADITTTQWVLNIYALSFAMFMVTGGRLGDTHDRRRVLLIGLGLFIIASVGCLLAPDIGFLIAARAVQGLGAALIWLSTIALGATNATEDQRGLVMGLILAGVTSGNVIGPLIGGVASDLGDWRLFFLVNAVLGSIAALLVFRLISRQPPQAENEQIDYSGILILSSAILALLFVLDVGTDWGWGSLSVIGILCLSLLLFLVFPFVESRVADPLLPPQLLRNRAFMLILWLNALMVPSFFVAFLYVPQFMQRVLGWSVLTASFGMIPLMLPLAVGSIVAGNFYKPYSTKRLLFAGYVLIALGCASVILLPSSWGYYAILPAMLLISFGAPLAVGTSGTATVSAVAASRAGLAGGLSFMLHLAYGAIGVAVATAIMYGSGLMRIQGALREAGISISSADISILNAGSAKAAAAGEVLARYSAGEADRIRSIISQSFAAGMSLAYWPVLLSTVLGLFLVALIDESKLHAIDN; encoded by the coding sequence ATGTCGGCAGAAAAGCAAGCGGGTCCCGTTGGCGGCCATACGGTCCTGGGCATCGCGACGCTGATGATCACGGCCTTTACGATCGGCACGGATTTTACCGGCGCGCTTCTGCTTGTGCCATCCATCGAATCCGAACTGGCCGCCGACATCACAACCACGCAGTGGGTTCTCAACATCTACGCCCTGTCATTTGCCATGTTCATGGTAACCGGAGGACGCCTCGGCGATACCCATGACCGGCGGCGCGTGCTGCTCATCGGTCTCGGGCTTTTCATCATCGCGTCGGTCGGCTGTCTCCTTGCCCCGGATATCGGTTTTCTGATCGCCGCGCGCGCGGTTCAGGGATTGGGTGCGGCACTTATCTGGCTAAGCACTATTGCGCTTGGCGCAACCAATGCCACCGAGGACCAGCGCGGCCTTGTCATGGGGCTCATCCTGGCTGGCGTCACAAGCGGCAATGTGATCGGACCGCTCATCGGCGGCGTTGCATCCGATCTTGGCGACTGGCGGCTGTTTTTTCTGGTCAATGCAGTACTGGGCAGCATTGCGGCCCTGCTTGTCTTCCGTCTGATCTCCCGGCAGCCGCCCCAGGCGGAAAACGAACAGATCGACTATTCCGGCATCCTGATCCTGTCTTCAGCCATATTGGCGCTGCTGTTTGTTCTCGATGTCGGCACCGATTGGGGCTGGGGCTCGCTATCCGTCATCGGCATTCTGTGCCTGAGCCTGTTGCTCTTTCTGGTGTTTCCATTCGTGGAAAGCCGGGTCGCCGATCCGCTTTTGCCGCCGCAATTGCTGCGCAATCGCGCGTTCATGCTGATACTTTGGCTCAACGCGCTCATGGTGCCGTCCTTCTTTGTCGCTTTCCTTTATGTTCCGCAGTTCATGCAAAGGGTGCTCGGCTGGTCGGTTCTGACCGCCTCCTTCGGCATGATCCCGCTGATGCTGCCCCTGGCGGTCGGTTCGATTGTCGCGGGAAATTTCTACAAGCCCTACAGCACAAAGCGGCTTCTTTTTGCCGGTTATGTCCTCATCGCGCTGGGCTGCGCCAGCGTGATCCTCCTGCCCTCATCATGGGGGTACTACGCCATTTTGCCGGCCATGCTGCTGATCAGCTTCGGCGCCCCGCTGGCCGTGGGCACTTCCGGCACCGCCACCGTCAGCGCGGTGGCCGCCTCCCGGGCCGGTCTTGCCGGCGGCTTGTCCTTCATGCTGCATCTGGCCTATGGCGCGATCGGCGTGGCGGTGGCCACAGCCATCATGTACGGCTCCGGCCTTATGCGCATTCAGGGCGCGCTCCGGGAGGCCGGAATTTCCATTTCCTCGGCCGATATCTCAATTCTCAATGCGGGATCCGCAAAGGCGGCAGCAGCCGGAGAGGTGCTCGCCCGCTACAGTGCCGGGGAAGCCGACAGGATCAGGTCGATCATCAGCCAGTCCTTTGCTGCGGGTATGAGCCTCGCCTACTGGCCGGTGTTGCTCTCGACAGTTCTTGGCCTCTTTCTGGTTGCCCTAATTGATGAATCCAAATTGCATGCCATTGACAATTAG
- a CDS encoding Lin0512 family protein has translation MSDQKTLKRIMLEMGTGNALHSMDYTRAAIRAVEDATRHSSLTMFRSLGIDPDTMQIELTLAAREPEKINLDAVSKALPYGTVIPKAVKGGLNVMDETSGHPVVIVNAGLVVRVPLCSACAAV, from the coding sequence ATGAGCGACCAGAAGACCCTCAAACGCATCATGCTTGAGATGGGCACGGGCAATGCGTTGCATTCGATGGATTACACCAGGGCGGCGATCCGCGCGGTCGAGGACGCCACCCGTCATTCCTCGCTGACCATGTTCCGCAGTCTCGGCATCGACCCGGACACGATGCAGATCGAGCTGACACTCGCTGCCCGGGAACCGGAGAAGATCAATCTGGACGCGGTGTCCAAAGCCCTGCCCTACGGCACCGTTATTCCAAAGGCCGTCAAGGGCGGGCTCAATGTGATGGATGAGACCAGCGGCCATCCGGTCGTTATCGTCAATGCCGGCCTTGTTGTTCGGGTACCGCTCTGCTCCGCATGTGCTGCGGTCTAA
- a CDS encoding SH3 domain-containing protein, with protein sequence MGRQARTMGGFAAGLARRQVPARGPGRLVAIGVVTVFGILAGSAVGAALYRTVLQEPAATAMSMLEVAPAAIAAENEKPAARIAAKPDAEPNDLATASVVGDAASSTQNGGKPQGGIANSASAAVTASSVERAADARFVRRETDTRAPSVHVSPARFKTAFAQPILAGTLTDSGETVDAARTGSIIPPSAIVEFAETESEIIEMESKLTALGAEHFKVPQQSSVVPVPAPPVAATALPEPGLVNAKTRKWVNMRSAPNNKARVLAVVPAQADIFADENCTRWCGVVYEGRKGFIYRTFITRAERSSKPVKVASVATDDDGAFKASSVSAYAVANAEAENMGFKKGCARKWVNLRAGPSSKSEVLTIVPADAEIMVETDCKWCGVVYKGQKGYIYKSFVMYEDENNG encoded by the coding sequence ATGGGTAGACAAGCTAGAACAATGGGCGGGTTTGCAGCCGGTCTTGCCAGGCGGCAGGTGCCTGCACGTGGTCCGGGGCGTCTGGTTGCAATCGGCGTCGTCACGGTCTTTGGCATTCTGGCAGGTTCCGCTGTTGGAGCGGCGCTTTACCGGACCGTTCTGCAGGAACCTGCCGCGACGGCCATGTCGATGCTTGAGGTGGCGCCTGCCGCGATTGCCGCCGAAAACGAAAAGCCGGCGGCAAGGATTGCGGCCAAGCCGGATGCTGAACCGAACGATTTGGCAACAGCCAGCGTTGTTGGGGACGCGGCCTCGTCAACGCAAAACGGGGGCAAGCCGCAGGGCGGGATAGCAAATTCCGCTTCAGCCGCCGTTACGGCGAGTTCTGTCGAGCGGGCAGCGGATGCACGCTTCGTGCGCCGTGAAACCGATACGCGTGCGCCCAGTGTCCATGTGTCGCCCGCACGCTTCAAAACTGCCTTTGCACAGCCCATTTTGGCGGGAACCCTTACTGACAGCGGCGAGACCGTGGACGCCGCGCGTACGGGATCGATCATACCGCCGTCCGCAATAGTCGAGTTCGCGGAAACAGAATCCGAAATTATCGAGATGGAAAGCAAGCTGACGGCGCTTGGCGCGGAGCATTTCAAAGTGCCGCAACAATCATCCGTCGTGCCTGTGCCTGCGCCACCCGTTGCCGCGACTGCATTGCCTGAGCCGGGTCTCGTCAACGCGAAGACCCGCAAATGGGTCAATATGCGTTCGGCTCCCAACAATAAGGCGCGGGTGCTGGCGGTGGTGCCGGCACAGGCCGATATATTCGCCGATGAAAACTGCACGCGCTGGTGCGGTGTTGTTTATGAGGGCCGCAAAGGCTTCATCTACAGAACCTTCATCACCCGGGCGGAACGCAGCAGCAAGCCTGTTAAAGTTGCGTCGGTCGCAACCGATGATGACGGTGCATTCAAGGCTTCGTCCGTCTCGGCCTATGCGGTGGCGAATGCAGAAGCTGAGAATATGGGCTTCAAGAAAGGCTGCGCCCGCAAATGGGTGAACCTGCGCGCCGGACCCAGCAGCAAGTCCGAGGTGCTGACCATCGTGCCGGCGGATGCGGAGATCATGGTCGAGACCGACTGTAAATGGTGCGGTGTCGTCTACAAGGGTCAGAAGGGCTACATCTACAAATCCTTTGTCATGTACGAAGACGAGAACAACGGTTGA
- the rpsP gene encoding 30S ribosomal protein S16 — protein MSLKIRLARGGSKKRPYYHVVIADVRAPRDGRFIERVGRWNPMLPKDAARVELNEERIKYWMEQGAKPTDRVLRFLDEAGIAKRPARNNPKKALPGKKAQERLEELKAKEEEAAAAASEAEAAPAEEAPAEEAAVEETAAE, from the coding sequence ATGTCTTTGAAAATTCGTCTGGCCCGCGGTGGGTCGAAAAAACGCCCCTACTACCACGTTGTGATCGCCGATGTGCGTGCACCGCGCGATGGCCGCTTTATCGAGCGTGTTGGCCGCTGGAACCCCATGCTGCCGAAGGATGCCGCGCGCGTTGAACTGAACGAAGAGCGCATCAAGTACTGGATGGAGCAGGGCGCCAAGCCGACCGACCGCGTTCTGCGCTTCCTTGATGAAGCAGGCATTGCCAAGCGCCCGGCGCGCAACAATCCGAAAAAGGCGCTGCCAGGCAAGAAGGCGCAGGAGCGTCTTGAAGAACTGAAGGCGAAGGAAGAAGAAGCCGCAGCCGCTGCCTCCGAGGCTGAAGCCGCACCGGCCGAGGAAGCACCGGCCGAAGAAGCAGCCGTTGAAGAAACCGCTGCGGAATAA
- the trmD gene encoding tRNA (guanosine(37)-N1)-methyltransferase TrmD, protein MSFRASVLTLYPQMFPGHLEHSLAGRALERGDWTLETVQIRDFAGDRHRTVDDTPAGGGAGMVLKPDVLAAAIDHASPRDDARPRLLMSPRGTPLTQERVRTLAKGAGAVIVCGRFEGVDQRVIEARGLEEVSVGDYILSGGEPAALVLLDAVVRLLPGVMGNDASGQSESFEDGLLEYPHYTRPAIFEDRPIPDVLLSGDHGRVDVWRREQAEKLTRERRPDLLEVKKKTPKG, encoded by the coding sequence ATGAGTTTCCGCGCCAGCGTGCTGACCCTTTATCCGCAGATGTTCCCTGGCCATCTGGAGCATTCCCTGGCCGGCCGGGCGCTTGAACGCGGCGACTGGACCTTGGAAACGGTGCAGATCAGGGATTTTGCCGGCGACAGGCACCGTACCGTTGACGATACGCCTGCGGGTGGCGGCGCCGGCATGGTGCTGAAACCCGATGTTCTGGCCGCCGCGATCGATCATGCCAGCCCGAGAGACGATGCCCGGCCGCGCCTGCTGATGAGCCCGCGCGGGACGCCGCTGACCCAGGAGCGTGTGCGGACGTTGGCAAAGGGTGCCGGGGCAGTCATTGTCTGCGGACGGTTCGAGGGCGTCGATCAGCGGGTTATCGAGGCGCGCGGGCTGGAGGAGGTTTCGGTCGGCGACTACATCCTGTCCGGCGGTGAGCCGGCCGCCCTGGTTTTGCTCGACGCTGTGGTGCGGCTGCTACCGGGTGTCATGGGCAACGACGCATCCGGTCAGTCGGAGAGCTTTGAGGACGGCCTGCTTGAATATCCGCACTATACGCGCCCTGCGATATTTGAGGATCGGCCCATCCCCGATGTCCTTTTGTCCGGCGACCATGGACGGGTCGATGTCTGGCGCCGCGAACAGGCTGAAAAGCTGACGCGTGAGAGGCGGCCGGATCTTCTGGAAGTCAAAAAAAAGACACCAAAGGGATGA
- a CDS encoding transporter substrate-binding domain-containing protein, whose protein sequence is MSIVKTVLAAALAAMIAPAGAISADLPDLGGKTVTVVTENAYPPLQFIDPKTGNQIGWEYDAMDEIAKRLNMKVEYQNTSWDAMIQAVSDAQYDVGMTGITIKEERKEKVDFSAPYMRSEMFMLVRGDEERFADHTSFAALEDGLVGAQSGTTPFYVAVYDVLDGNEQNPRIKLFETFGAQVQALRAGDVDLVLTDGTAGQGYVKASDGALKLIGEPLGTEDFGFIFPKGSDLVAPIDAAIADMKADGTIDALNTKWFLEYELGK, encoded by the coding sequence ATGTCTATAGTCAAAACCGTTTTGGCAGCGGCGCTCGCTGCAATGATCGCGCCGGCTGGCGCCATTTCAGCCGATCTGCCGGACCTTGGCGGAAAGACCGTCACCGTCGTGACCGAAAACGCCTATCCGCCGCTTCAGTTCATCGATCCGAAAACCGGAAACCAGATCGGTTGGGAATATGATGCGATGGATGAGATCGCCAAGCGCCTCAACATGAAGGTCGAGTACCAGAACACCAGTTGGGATGCGATGATCCAGGCCGTGTCCGATGCGCAGTACGATGTCGGCATGACGGGGATCACCATCAAGGAAGAACGCAAGGAAAAGGTGGATTTCTCGGCGCCCTATATGCGCTCCGAGATGTTCATGCTTGTGCGCGGCGACGAGGAACGCTTTGCCGACCATACAAGTTTTGCAGCCCTTGAAGACGGGTTGGTCGGTGCGCAGTCAGGCACGACGCCCTTTTATGTCGCGGTTTACGATGTGCTTGACGGCAATGAACAAAATCCGCGTATCAAGCTGTTTGAGACGTTTGGGGCACAGGTCCAGGCGCTCAGGGCAGGAGATGTCGATCTGGTGTTGACGGACGGCACGGCCGGGCAGGGTTATGTCAAGGCCTCGGATGGAGCGCTGAAACTTATCGGCGAACCGCTCGGAACCGAGGATTTCGGCTTCATCTTTCCCAAGGGATCAGATCTCGTGGCTCCGATTGACGCCGCGATTGCGGATATGAAAGCCGACGGCACGATCGACGCGCTCAACACCAAGTGGTTCCTGGAATACGAGCTCGGCAAATAA
- the rimM gene encoding ribosome maturation factor RimM (Essential for efficient processing of 16S rRNA), whose amino-acid sequence MAKDDDRVLMAEIGAPHGLRGEVRAKFYTEDPQTLGSYGPLFDEKGRAFKVLSVRPAKNVVVLRLEGVSGREAAEAMKGTALYISRDSLPDDGLEDDEFFQTDLVGLAVLDDAGKAYGTVTSVHNFGAGDILELADPGKRAVMIPFSETAVCDINWDDGQLIVDPVAAGLDDQGEDEGPGSRRRRPPKHRPATSRKDSRS is encoded by the coding sequence ATGGCAAAAGATGACGACCGCGTCCTGATGGCTGAGATCGGCGCCCCGCACGGGTTGCGCGGCGAGGTGCGCGCCAAGTTCTATACGGAAGATCCGCAGACGCTGGGCAGCTACGGACCGCTCTTTGACGAGAAGGGGCGGGCCTTCAAGGTGCTTTCGGTGCGCCCGGCCAAAAATGTCGTTGTGCTGCGCCTTGAGGGTGTTTCCGGCCGGGAAGCGGCAGAGGCAATGAAGGGCACCGCTCTTTATATATCACGGGACAGTCTGCCGGATGACGGGCTGGAGGACGACGAGTTCTTCCAGACAGACCTTGTCGGGCTTGCGGTCCTCGATGACGCGGGAAAGGCCTACGGAACCGTTACGAGCGTGCACAATTTCGGCGCCGGCGATATCCTCGAACTTGCAGATCCCGGCAAGCGGGCGGTGATGATCCCGTTTTCGGAAACCGCGGTTTGCGACATCAACTGGGATGACGGGCAACTCATCGTCGATCCGGTCGCGGCCGGCCTTGACGATCAGGGTGAGGATGAGGGACCTGGAAGCAGGCGGCGGCGTCCGCCGAAGCACCGGCCGGCAACATCCCGCAAGGACAGTCGTTCATGA
- a CDS encoding chorismate mutase, producing MTIDPQERLNELRRSIDNFDAALIHILAERFRCTQAVGQLKAEFDMPPADPAREKRQVERLRKLAEEADLDSDFAEAFLNFIIKEVIRHHEAFRHGANGK from the coding sequence ATGACGATCGATCCGCAAGAGCGACTGAACGAACTGAGACGATCCATCGATAATTTCGATGCGGCGCTCATCCATATTCTGGCCGAACGCTTTCGCTGCACGCAGGCGGTGGGGCAGCTTAAGGCCGAATTCGATATGCCGCCCGCCGATCCGGCAAGGGAAAAGCGGCAGGTCGAACGCCTGCGAAAACTCGCTGAGGAGGCCGATCTCGATTCCGATTTCGCCGAAGCCTTCCTCAATTTCATCATCAAGGAGGTCATCCGTCACCACGAAGCCTTTCGGCACGGTGCGAACGGGAAGTGA
- a CDS encoding Lin0512 family protein, whose protein sequence is MALKSMVMEFGSGVDIRGGDCTKAAVRAVEAALRHNSITFAQAFDQPREAMVIRVAIGVPRPDEVDTGKVAGVLPYGSAEVRVEEGGMEIARDDGGVGTTLANAALTVYLDVPEGGMA, encoded by the coding sequence ATGGCATTGAAGAGCATGGTGATGGAGTTCGGTAGCGGCGTCGATATACGCGGCGGCGATTGTACCAAGGCAGCGGTGCGCGCTGTGGAGGCAGCCCTGCGGCACAACTCCATCACATTCGCGCAGGCCTTCGATCAACCGAGGGAAGCGATGGTCATCAGGGTTGCGATCGGCGTGCCGCGACCCGATGAGGTCGATACCGGCAAAGTGGCAGGCGTGCTTCCCTATGGCTCTGCTGAGGTTCGTGTCGAAGAGGGCGGGATGGAGATCGCGCGCGATGATGGCGGCGTCGGCACGACTCTCGCCAATGCGGCCCTGACTGTTTACCTCGATGTGCCGGAAGGAGGCATGGCATGA
- the ffh gene encoding signal recognition particle protein: protein MFESLQDRLGSILNGLTGRGALSEKDVSAALREVRRALLEADVALEVVRGFTDKVREQAVGAEVLKSIKPGQMVVKIVHDELVEMLGAEGVPIDLNAPAPVVVMMVGLQGSGKTTTSGKIAARLSLRDKKKTLMASLDTRRPAAQEQLRQLGEQTGIDTLPIVAGQSPTEIAARAVQAAKLGGHDVVILDTAGRTHIDEPLMVEMADIKAKANPHEILLVADALTGQDAVNLARNFDERVGITGLVLTRMDGDGRGGAALSMRAVTGKPIKLIGTGEKMDALEEFHPRRIADRILGMGDIVSLVEKAAETIDAEKAQVMAERMKAGKFDLNDLAEQLKQMQKMGGMSGFMGLMPGMGKMKDQIAAAGLDDTVFRQQLAIISSMTRKERANPDILKHSRKKRIAAGSGTSSADINKLLKMHRQMADMMKAMGGKGKKAGMLGKMMGGLTGGMGGMGGMPDPKQLEALQKQAEAAGLGQGGGLPGLGGAKLPGLGGPKLPGVGGLPGLPKKK from the coding sequence ATGTTTGAGAGCCTTCAAGACCGCCTTGGATCGATCCTCAATGGACTGACCGGCCGTGGTGCGCTTTCCGAAAAGGATGTGTCGGCGGCGCTGCGCGAGGTTCGGCGGGCGCTGCTGGAAGCCGATGTGGCGCTTGAAGTCGTTCGCGGTTTTACCGACAAGGTCCGTGAACAGGCCGTTGGCGCCGAGGTGCTCAAATCCATCAAGCCCGGGCAGATGGTCGTCAAGATCGTCCATGACGAGCTTGTCGAGATGCTTGGCGCGGAGGGCGTGCCCATCGATCTCAATGCCCCGGCTCCCGTTGTCGTCATGATGGTCGGCCTTCAGGGTTCGGGCAAAACCACGACGAGCGGCAAGATCGCGGCAAGGCTTTCCTTGCGCGACAAGAAAAAGACACTGATGGCCTCGCTCGACACACGCAGGCCCGCCGCGCAGGAACAGTTGCGTCAGCTTGGCGAACAGACCGGCATCGACACGCTGCCGATTGTTGCCGGCCAGTCGCCGACCGAGATCGCGGCACGTGCGGTGCAGGCGGCCAAGCTTGGCGGCCATGATGTCGTCATCCTCGATACGGCAGGACGAACCCATATCGATGAGCCTTTGATGGTCGAGATGGCCGATATCAAGGCAAAGGCGAACCCTCATGAAATCCTGCTTGTCGCCGATGCGCTGACCGGTCAGGACGCCGTTAACCTGGCACGCAATTTCGACGAACGGGTCGGCATTACCGGTCTTGTCCTGACACGCATGGACGGCGATGGCCGCGGCGGCGCGGCTCTTTCGATGCGAGCGGTGACCGGCAAGCCGATCAAGCTGATCGGTACCGGCGAAAAGATGGACGCGCTGGAGGAATTCCATCCGCGCCGTATTGCCGACCGTATTCTCGGCATGGGCGATATCGTCTCGCTGGTCGAAAAGGCCGCCGAAACGATCGACGCCGAGAAGGCGCAGGTCATGGCCGAGCGCATGAAGGCCGGCAAGTTCGACCTCAACGACCTCGCGGAACAGCTCAAACAGATGCAGAAGATGGGCGGCATGTCCGGCTTCATGGGCCTGATGCCCGGCATGGGCAAGATGAAGGACCAGATCGCCGCTGCCGGGCTGGACGATACGGTGTTTCGCCAGCAGCTTGCCATCATTTCCTCGATGACGAGGAAGGAGCGGGCCAATCCGGACATTCTCAAACATTCGCGCAAGAAACGCATTGCGGCGGGTTCGGGCACCAGTTCGGCGGATATCAACAAGCTTTTGAAGATGCACCGGCAGATGGCCGACATGATGAAGGCCATGGGCGGCAAGGGCAAGAAGGCCGGCATGCTCGGCAAGATGATGGGCGGGCTGACCGGCGGTATGGGTGGCATGGGCGGCATGCCCGACCCCAAGCAGCTTGAAGCTCTGCAGAAACAGGCGGAAGCCGCCGGCCTTGGACAGGGCGGCGGATTGCCGGGGCTTGGCGGCGCCAAGCTTCCCGGTCTCGGCGGACCCAAGCTTCCGGGTGTCGGCGGGCTTCCCGGCCTGCCCAAGAAAAAGTGA
- the rplS gene encoding 50S ribosomal protein L19, whose translation MDIIRELEAEQAAKIEAKRKLPEFSPGDTLRVSVRVTEGSRTRVQAYEGVCIARSGGGINENFTVRKISYGEGVERVFPIYSPMVEGVEVVRRGKVRRAKLYYLRERRGKSARITENTNIRARKLNDAERQALAEEKARIEAEKIAAAEALAAEKAAAEAEEKAAAEAAAKAAEEPVESNSAPEDQASS comes from the coding sequence ATGGATATTATCCGTGAACTTGAGGCCGAGCAGGCCGCAAAGATCGAAGCCAAACGCAAACTGCCGGAATTCTCGCCCGGCGATACGCTTCGCGTTTCCGTTCGCGTGACGGAAGGCAGCCGTACCCGCGTACAGGCCTATGAGGGTGTGTGTATCGCCCGGTCCGGTGGCGGCATCAATGAGAACTTCACCGTTCGCAAGATTTCCTACGGCGAAGGCGTCGAGCGTGTCTTCCCGATCTATTCGCCGATGGTCGAGGGTGTTGAGGTGGTGCGCCGCGGTAAGGTGCGCCGCGCGAAACTCTACTATCTGCGCGAGCGCCGCGGTAAATCCGCCCGCATCACCGAGAACACAAATATCCGTGCCCGTAAGCTGAACGATGCCGAGCGCCAGGCGCTTGCCGAGGAAAAGGCGCGGATCGAAGCCGAGAAGATTGCAGCCGCTGAGGCTCTGGCCGCCGAAAAGGCAGCCGCCGAGGCTGAAGAAAAGGCAGCGGCGGAAGCTGCGGCCAAGGCTGCCGAGGAGCCGGTGGAAAGCAATTCCGCGCCTGAGGATCAGGCGTCGAGCTAG